The Triticum aestivum cultivar Chinese Spring chromosome 4B, IWGSC CS RefSeq v2.1, whole genome shotgun sequence sequence ACGACCAGCCTCATCTCCTAGTGAAGAGCGCACAAGCATGTGCGCCTCTTTATTTGAAGATCTTCTCTCATATACAAAGGCAATATATGCGAATGCCTAGCTTAATACCCTATTCGGTCTGCCCACAAAATCACAATGAACCATCACGGAGGGTACTAATGACCTGGATGCCGCGCTAACGATTCTTGCCTTAGGAACGAGAAAATCCATCGCCATCGAAAGTACCTCCCGGCGTTGTCCAAGGTTCCCGGATGCCACCAAAGCTAACACTTGATGCTTTCATAAAATCATCATCATGTCTCCTTGCGACTGCTACCATCACAAAACCTTGTTGTCGTAACATTCACCTTTGCACAAGTAACATGAGTATGGATCTATGATGAGACTGTCATAAATAACTTTGCATCGGTGGTTGCTAGAAAAAAAAACCAAGAGGCCCCATCTTTTATTTTCGCCCCGGGCACCCAAAAATCTCAGGATCGGCCCTGGCCGAACGGACCAATACAGGAGTgtgttgaatgccaaaacacattcGGACCGTGCGGTCCAGATGGATGTGGGTGGTTTGAGGGCCCGCTTTAGAGATGCCCTAACTTTTCCTTGCAGATAACAACAAGCTGAGCGTGGTTCAAGTGATTCCACTTCAAATTCGTTGTCGACATTTTTCATAGGGCATTTCCAGTCCGCAGATCATCAGTTACTGCTCTTCTCAGTTTACAAGACCAATTCATGCATGACAGTCTAATCATGTGTATATGCGCATTTTGTCATTTCATTTTTGCGGCCGTCCATAAGACAACAAACCAATCAGAGGATGATAACATTGTTCAGCATGTTCCAATCATATTGATTCCAATCATATAGCATGACTACATTGTTCAGCAAGTTCAGATACAAAGCAGCAGCACCAAAATAACTGAATGTAACATTTTAGTTCACACACATGGCATACAAATAAATTGTTGAATTGGGGAGCCAGAAGAACTAACAGCAACCCACCTTCAGTTCTCCAAGTTCAACATCACAGGCTCAGTTCAACTGAGCACCACTTGGATCCGTCCCGTCGAACAGCCgatgtcatcgagaacggcgagCCTCTCCTCGTCGCGCCACGCGGTCTGCTGGCTCACCACCTCCCAGTCGCAGCAGGGCCCCTTGTCCTCGATGCGTCCATGCTTGAGCAGAGCGACACGCCGCAGCGCCGTGGATGCCTCCACGGCGAACCTCACAAGGTGCATCTGTCTCTCCGTCCTCTGGAAGCCAATGACAACCAGCTCCTTCAAATGGCGATGGCGCGAAGCCGAGGTCTCCCCCGGTATCTCCTCCTGACTCGGCTCGTCTTCGCCATGGGAGACATGCACATAAAGGCTCTCAAGTAGCGGCGCTGCCTCGACGAGCAGGCGTGGCCATGATGCGTCCCATGAGGAAGGCACATCGGCGACGAGCAGCCTTCTCAGGCACGACATTGTTTCAGAGAAGGGATTCGGCGGCATGATCCACATCTCTGGCCCAGTGAACCGCAAGACGAGATCCTTCACAGTGATGGCGCaccggaagaagagcacgagcaccAGAATCAAGCAGTCTCGATGGAAACGGTTTAGGGCAGATAAACTGCCCCCTTCCGGTCGGTCAACCGAGCAGGCGAGGCTCACGCGCGCAAGGcacgggacggcggcgaaggagCGAAGCAGCACGCAACCGTGCAGGCTGGCGAGGCTCTCGAGCTTCGGGAGAGACCGGACCTCGACCACCATGTGCCCGCCGTCGACTACAAGCTCCCGGATTTCCGATTCAGGCGCGTCCAGGACCACCCTGCCGGTTCTTATCTTGAGCTTGCATGACAGGAGGTGTAGCACCTGCAGTTGCGGGCAGTCGGCGACCACTGCCTCGTATGCGGCCGGCGGTGTGGGAGCCGGCAGGTCTCGCAGGACGAGCATGGTGAGCGCGTTGAATCCCCGGAGCGGCGGGGGTAAGCAGTTGGCAAGCTTGAGGCTTCGCAGTCGGGACTCGCTGGGCTTCTTGCTGATGAGG is a genomic window containing:
- the LOC123089989 gene encoding uncharacterized protein, with product MARMDGFHRRRLPAGEDRLGALPDDLLLDILRRLDTRTALGAAALSRRWAGLAREVPVLDLKVTDKLPPRYHRCFRLRDDARNSKISSIMSDRWHLEAIAARYERRAMRSMASSVKGLLASQARRRVERLSLEVFAYSTSSCINRVVVDAVDSWGLRDLEVVATPTGPIAYPEPPAYSFPLGLISKKPSESRLRSLKLANCLPPPLRGFNALTMLVLRDLPAPTPPAAYEAVVADCPQLQVLHLLSCKLKIRTGRVVLDAPESEIRELVVDGGHMVVEVRSLPKLESLASLHGCVLLRSFAAVPCLARVSLACSVDRPEGGSLSALNRFHRDCLILVLVLFFRCAITVKDLVLRFTGPEMWIMPPNPFSETMSCLRRLLVADVPSSWDASWPRLLVEAAPLLESLYVHVSHGEDEPSQEEIPGETSASRHRHLKELVVIGFQRTERQMHLVRFAVEASTALRRVALLKHGRIEDKGPCCDWEVVSQQTAWRDEERLAVLDDIGCSTGRIQVVLS